Proteins encoded within one genomic window of Callithrix jacchus isolate 240 chromosome 11, calJac240_pri, whole genome shotgun sequence:
- the BET1 gene encoding BET1 homolog isoform X1 has translation MSALVTPSVGSVFRIYSCRGALLEEVGVPRGPGEGVPPGNYGNYGYANSGYSACEEENERLTESLRSKVTAIKSLSIEIGHEVKTQNNLLAEMDSQFDSTTGFLGKTMGKLKILSRGSQTRLLCYMMLFSLFVFFVIYWIIKRR, from the exons ATGAGCGCCCTAGTGACGCCATCAGTCGGCTCGGTGTTTAGAATCTACAGCTGTCGTGGCGCTTTGCTGGAAGAAGTTGGTGTTCCGCGGGGCCCTG GTGAAGGAGTACCTCCTGGCAACTATGGAAACTATGGCTATGCTAATAGTGGGTACAGTGcctgtgaagaagaaaatgagagactCACTGAAAGTCTGAGAAGCAAAGTAACTGCTATAAAATCT CTTTCCATTGAAATAGGCCATGAAGTTAAAACCCAGAATAACTTATTAGCCGAAATG GATTCACAATTTGATTCCACAACTGGATTTCTAGGTAAAACTATGGGCAAACTGAAGATTTTATCCAGAGGGAGCCAAACAAGGCTACTGTGTTATATGatgctgttttctttatttgtcttttttgtcatttattgGATTATTAAACGGAGGTGA
- the BET1 gene encoding BET1 homolog isoform X3, with protein MSALVTPSVGSVFRIYSCRGALLEEVGVPRGPGEGVPPGNYGNYGYANSGYSACEEENERLTESLRSKVTAIKSLSIEIGHEVKTQNNLLAEMDSQFDSTTGFLGLCPT; from the exons ATGAGCGCCCTAGTGACGCCATCAGTCGGCTCGGTGTTTAGAATCTACAGCTGTCGTGGCGCTTTGCTGGAAGAAGTTGGTGTTCCGCGGGGCCCTG GTGAAGGAGTACCTCCTGGCAACTATGGAAACTATGGCTATGCTAATAGTGGGTACAGTGcctgtgaagaagaaaatgagagactCACTGAAAGTCTGAGAAGCAAAGTAACTGCTATAAAATCT CTTTCCATTGAAATAGGCCATGAAGTTAAAACCCAGAATAACTTATTAGCCGAAATG GATTCACAATTTGATTCCACAACTGGATTTCTAG GTTTATGCCCCACGTAA
- the BET1 gene encoding BET1 homolog isoform X2 translates to MRRAGLGEGVPPGNYGNYGYANSGYSACEEENERLTESLRSKVTAIKSLSIEIGHEVKTQNNLLAEMDSQFDSTTGFLGKTMGKLKILSRGSQTRLLCYMMLFSLFVFFVIYWIIKRR, encoded by the exons ATGAGGCGCGCAGGCCTGG GTGAAGGAGTACCTCCTGGCAACTATGGAAACTATGGCTATGCTAATAGTGGGTACAGTGcctgtgaagaagaaaatgagagactCACTGAAAGTCTGAGAAGCAAAGTAACTGCTATAAAATCT CTTTCCATTGAAATAGGCCATGAAGTTAAAACCCAGAATAACTTATTAGCCGAAATG GATTCACAATTTGATTCCACAACTGGATTTCTAGGTAAAACTATGGGCAAACTGAAGATTTTATCCAGAGGGAGCCAAACAAGGCTACTGTGTTATATGatgctgttttctttatttgtcttttttgtcatttattgGATTATTAAACGGAGGTGA
- the BET1 gene encoding BET1 homolog isoform X5 codes for MRRAGLGEGVPPGNYGNYGYANSGYSACEEENERLTESLRSKVTAIKSLSIEIGHEVKTQNNLLAEMDSQFDSTTGFLGLCPT; via the exons ATGAGGCGCGCAGGCCTGG GTGAAGGAGTACCTCCTGGCAACTATGGAAACTATGGCTATGCTAATAGTGGGTACAGTGcctgtgaagaagaaaatgagagactCACTGAAAGTCTGAGAAGCAAAGTAACTGCTATAAAATCT CTTTCCATTGAAATAGGCCATGAAGTTAAAACCCAGAATAACTTATTAGCCGAAATG GATTCACAATTTGATTCCACAACTGGATTTCTAG GTTTATGCCCCACGTAA